A stretch of Solea senegalensis isolate Sse05_10M linkage group LG10, IFAPA_SoseM_1, whole genome shotgun sequence DNA encodes these proteins:
- the exoc3l1 gene encoding exocyst complex component 3-like protein, with protein sequence MSAGEQKNGGDKPGDTVPAAEVWPEVERAERLARGAALKWASGVFCRPEHLERLSHYKKRESQRTTSIHTRLKSMVQSYLEGVGWGLEQLQEARSELKEVSHALRKAGLESNQNAEGVKSLERLREVSVNHRQLLAAVSNLPRLYSVRGMVLETERLVESRRLLEAHALLMDLEQWQDDILWQLHGASGTTGSALGSEDKELVAKYFSGVGQLVDALGKELWAVVSSALALARQNPTPFVSAVRIVEREEALDQALQEERGSTGGNSRPLPPGRPRCWRACFFQVLEEAVSARFRSVSYLHTRGPGLAGHLSALQHATMTDLATVRHLLEHCVPPHYRLTGAYLRASHRCLRAHLAQVSSWDLESGEIFAVLNWVLHIYNSLDMMGHPELVTELEKEELGPLISTEGLEQLQGKYVQSVRKSVSEWMHKALQVELQDWQRDQEPDTDHEGFYHTSLPTIITQMLEENARVARMIGESLRDQTIQMGLYEMENLLNRFREALVEFGKEHRRDPSNNKNKFYLHYLLASICNCIILKKSTESLQQQQSSRSAGQFSRTPPNPLAALDRAVRRACRLVMDQLLLDLQPLLPGLVTRSWLVQGGPTPKLCHILEHHLELYGRVRPPCRQRLQEEAQWLMVVEYVRALMQKRLVCRSADERRQLAQQMVQDEQLLREVLHGLEGEGSVPEVNPLAILPVLAEFIRLKDPSMLTLEVSGLAAKYPDISEEHVSVLLDIRGDVSRDIRGAVLDLLEESAPPLPAGYRPIFTDILVPPSTMAFCLPTAKCA encoded by the exons ATGTCAGCAGGAGAGCAGAAGAATGGTGGTGACAAACCAGGAG ACACAGTGCCAGCGGCAGAGGTATGGCCAGAGGTGGAGAGGGCCGAGCGTTTGGCCCGCGGTGCTGCCCTGAAGTGGGCGTCGGGTGTTTTCTGTCGACCTGAGCATTTGGAGCGACTGAGCCActacaaaaagagagagagtcagaggaCGACTTCCATACACACCAGGCTAAAG TCCATGGTCCAGTCCTACCTGGAGGGTGTAGGCTGGGGTCTGGAGCAGCTCCAGGAGGCCAGATCAGAGCTGAAGGAGGTGTCACATGCTTTGAGGAAAGCAGGACTGGAATCCAATCAAAACGCAGAGGGAGTGAAGTCACTGGAGAGACTAAGAGAAGTGTCAGTCAACCACCGGCAGCTCCTCGCCGCTGTCAGCAACTTGCCTCGGCTTTACTCTG TGCGCGGCATGGTGTTGGAGACGGAGCGTCTGGTGGAATCCCGGCGGCTCCTGGAGGCCCACGCTCTGCTGATGGATCTGGAGCAATGGCAGGATGACATTCTCTGGCAGCTTCATGGAGCTTCTGGGACGACAGGAAGTGCACTCGGCAGCGAAGACAAAGAGCTGGTGGCCAAATATTTCTCTGGTGTTGGGCAGCTTGTGGACGCCCTGG GTAAGGAGCTGTGGGCAGTGGTGAGCAGTGCTCTGGCTCTGGCCCGACAGAATCCCACACCATTTGTATCAGCAGTGAGGATAGTGGAGCGGGAGGAAGCTCTGGACCAAGctctgcaggaggagagaggcagCACCGGGGGCAACAGCAGGCCTCTGCCCCCTGGACGACCTCGATGCTGGAGAGCATGCTTCTTCCAG GTACTAGAGGAGGCAGTTTCCGCAAGGTTTCGTAGCGTTTCTTACCTGCACACACGTGGTCCAGGTCTGGCAGGACATCTCTCTGCGCTCCAGCATGCCACAATGACTGACCTGGCCACTGTGCGCCACCTACTGGAGCACTGTGTGCCACCACATTATCGGCTAACAGGAGCCTACCTGAGGGCCAGCCATCGATGTTTACGTGCTCACCTTGCACAG GTTAGCAGCTGGGATCTGGAGAGCGGGGAAATCTTTGCTGTGCTCAACTGGGTGCTACATATCTACAACAG CCTAGACATGATGGGTCACCCAGAGCTAGTGACTGAGCTGGAGAAAGAAGAGCTGGGACCTCTCATCTCCACTGAAGGCCTGGAGCAGCTGCAGGGAAAATATGTGCAGAGTGTTCGA AAGAGTGTGTCAGAGTGGATGCACAAAGCTCTACAGGTGGAGCTGCAAGACTGGCAAAGAGACCAGGAACCGGATACAGACCATGAAGGCTTCTACCACACCAGCCTGCCTACAATCATCACACAG ATGCTGGAGGAGAACGCCCGCGTGGCCCGGATGATCGGAGAATCACTACGAGATCAGACGATACAAATGGGACTGTACGAGATGGAGAACCTATTAAACAg GTTTCGGGAAGCTCTGGTGGAATTTGGCAAAGAACATCGCAGGGATCcgagcaacaacaaaaacaagttctACCTCCACTATTTGCTGGCCTCCATCTGCAACTGCATCATTCTCAA AAAGTCCACAGAgagcctgcagcagcagcagtcgtccCGCTCAGCAGGCCAGTTCTCTCGGACTCCTCCCAACCCGCTGGCAGCTCTGGACCGGGCAGTGAGACGTGCATGTCGCCTGGTGATGGATCAGCTCCTGCTGGACCTTCAGCCCCTCCTCCCGGGCCTGGTGACCCGATCCTGGCTCGTCCAGGGAGGCCCCACACCCAAACTCTGCCACATCCTGGAGCACCACCTGGAGCTGTACGGCCGCGTCCGGCCACCCTGCCGACAG CGTCTGCAGGAGGAGGCCCAGTGGCTAATGGTGGTGGAGTATGTCAGAGCTCTGATGCAGAAGAGGCTGGTGTGTCGCAGCGCTGATGAGAGGAGGCAGCTCGCTCAGCAGATGGTTCAGGACGAACAGCTGCTCAGAGAAGTCCTCCACGGCTTG GAGGGCGAAGGCTCGGTACCTGAAGTGAACCCTCTGGCTATACTTCCTGTCCTGGCTGAATTCATCCGACTCAAAGACCCCAGCATGCTCACTCTGGAAGTGTCTGGACTCGCAGCCAAATACCCAGACATCAG TGAAGAGCATGTGTCTGTTCTGCTGGACATCCGTGGTGATGTCTCCAGGGACATCAGAGGGGCTGTGCTGGACCTGCTGGAGGAGAGCGCCCCCCCTCTGCCAGCAGGATATCGGCCTATCTTCACTGATATCCTGGTGCCTCCCTCCACCATGGCCTTCTGTCTGCCCACTGCCAAGTGTGCATAA